A window of Cheilinus undulatus linkage group 1, ASM1832078v1, whole genome shotgun sequence contains these coding sequences:
- the LOC121511813 gene encoding synaptotagmin-4, translating to MSQYTLPVHLQILLAVGLAVFCYCLVLGCILCCRRKKKSVSSEDKEAVYLSPHRAERVTVTLTPSPCTQPVKQQYEELDGDVLEFPSSKSSSSPSEDDLPALPFDSSPNRSAEQSPGSSFSMRRLSTPAVPCSPGKRSSHGRASLPSLTKLSLVSKSRRSVGRRSTVSGASFLYNENSQLTTSAVGASGQQGEPSQSQYGSNSLSIPSKSAPLLHFSLLFSSACGTLVVNILGLSGASRRRSGVFVRASLPPLCPSPQQVASRRRSLSPDLHSQSFVLQVGSVDELRTCTLRLAVYSRDFSGLREAALGVVELPCEHVEWEPDSTTTYTRQLVPTKSKLKKSVSSQEALGQRKGSVCVPRALGQLFILLQYQSLANRIKVMVRKAENLAKLTRIPGTPDHYVVINLRQDRKVIGTKETKGASGPNPVWNAPFLFDLPPGDITQLPLALEFIVMQGRLYTKSSILGRVLIGGDVSEAGQGHWKEMCSRGQTETARWHNIQSD from the exons TTCACCTGCAGATCCTGCTGGCCGTGGGTCTGGCTGTCTTCTGCTACTGTCTGGTCCTAGGCTGCATCCTCTGCTGTCGCAGAAAGAAGAAGAGTGTTTCCTCAGAGGACAAGGAGGCGGTCTATTTGTCTCCCCACCGTGCTGAGAGGGTGACTGTCACGTTGACTCCGTCTCCGTGCACGCAGCCTGTCAAGCAGCAGTATGAGGAGCTGGATGGGGATGTGTTGGAGTTTCCGTCCTCTAAAAGTAGCTCCTCTCCCTCAGAGGATGACCTCCCCGCCCTGCCCTTTGACTCCAGCCCCAACAGATCAGCTGAACAATCTCCTGGCTCTTCCTTTTCAATGCGTCGCCTCAGCACCCCAGCGGTCCCCTGCTCACCCGGTAAACGCTCCAGTCATGGCAGAGCTTCCCTGCCCTCCCTCACTAAGCTCAGTCTGGTGTCAAAGTCCCGTCGGTCGGTGGGTCGACGAAGCACTGTGAGCGGGGCAAGTTTTCTGTACAATGAGAACAGTCAGCTAACCACAAGTGCTGTTGGAGCCTCTGGCCAGCAGGGGGAGCCTTCTCAATCACAATATGGTTCTAACTCCCTCTCCATCCCCTCCAAATCAGCTCCTCTCTTGCACTTCTCCCtgctcttctcctctgcttgtGGAACACTTGTGGTCAACATCCTGGGACTCTCAGGGGCCAGTCGGAGGCGCAGTGGGGTCTTTGTCCGGGCCAGCCTTCCTCCCCTCTGCCCCTCACCTCAGCAGGTGGCTTCTCGACGGCGCAGCCTCAGCCCGGACCTGCACAGCCAGAGCTTTGTGCTGCAGGTGGGCTCCGTGGACGAGCTGCGTACCTGCACCCTGAGGCTGGCGGTGTACAGCAGAGACTTCTCAGGCCTGAGAGAGGCTGCACTGGGTGTTGTGGAGCTGCCCTGTGAACACGTGGAGTGGGAGCCTGATAGCACCACCACCTACACCAGGCAGCTCGTCCCCACGAAAAGCAAGCTAAAGAAG AGTGTGAGTTCTCAGGAGGCGCTGGGTCAAAGGAAAGGCTCAGTATGTGTGCCGCGGGCTCTGGGCCAGCTCTTTATCCTGCTGCAGTACCAGTCCCTGGCAAACCGCATAAAGGTGATGGTTCGAAAGGCCGAGAATCTGGCCAAGCTCACAAGGATACCAGGAACTCCAG aTCATTATGTTGTCATCAACTTGCGCCAGGATAGGAAAGTCATCGGGACCAAGGAGACTAAAGGGGCAAGTGGTCCAAACCCGGTGTGGAACGCTCCCTTCCTGTTTGACCTTCCCCCTGGTGACATCACTCAGCTACCATTGGCCCTGGAGTTTATTGTCATGCAG GGTCGTCTCTACACTAAGAGCAGTATTCTGGGCCGCGTGCTGATTGGTGGAGATGTTTCAGAGGCGGGACAGGGACACTGGAAGGAAATGTGCAGTCGAGGGCAAACAGAGACGGCTCGCTGGCACAACATCCAATCAGACTGA